A genomic segment from Aegilops tauschii subsp. strangulata cultivar AL8/78 chromosome 1, Aet v6.0, whole genome shotgun sequence encodes:
- the LOC141039130 gene encoding uncharacterized protein, with protein sequence MEPLQRLLDIATEQGDLTPLAPKAARLRISIYADDAALFVNPKRNEIAVVRAILERFGQITGLKINASKCVAYPIRCEALDCDNIVQDFGGSVGSLPCRYLRLLLGFRKPRCVDILPIVDKMAGRLRGWKGKLPARPGHLSLIKSVLTYFATYFLTCFAPNKWATKRMDKICRNFLWNGDEEASGRKCLVN encoded by the coding sequence ATGGAACCACTTCAAAGGTTGTTGGACATCGCTACGGAACAGGGGGACCTAACCCCGCTTGCACCAAAGGCTGCCAGGCTCCGCATAAGCATATACGCCGACGATGCTGCTTTGTTCGTGAACCCCAAGAGAAATGAGATTGCGGTTGTACGTGCTATTCTGGAGAGGTTTGGGCAGATTACTGGACTCAAGATTAATGCTAGCAAGTGTGTCGCATATCCCATCAGATGTGAGGCCCTTGACTGTGACAACATCGTCCAAGATTTTGGGGGTTCGGTGGGCTCCCTACCCTGTCGCTATCTCAGGCTGCTACTGGGGTTCCGGAAGCCCCGTTGTGTGGACATTCTCCCGATTGTTGACAAGATGGCTGGCAGACTAAGGGGTTGGAAGGGAAAGCTGCCGGCGAGGCCGGGGCACCTGTCTCTGATCAAATCCGTGCTGACTTATTTTGCTACTTACTTCTTGACTTGTTTTGCGCCAAACAAATGGGCAACCAAGAGGATGGATAAGATTTGTAGGAACTTCCTATGGAATGGTGATGAGGAGGCCAGCGGGCGCAAATGCCTTGTTAACTAG